From a single Paenibacillus phoenicis genomic region:
- the ilvA gene encoding threonine ammonia-lyase IlvA, producing MNQAERQTVGMEDIVKAHHVLKEVVIRTPLQLDATLSARYECNVYLKREDLQVVRSFKIRGAYNMIRSLQPEDLKRGIVCASAGNHAQGVAFSCNALGIQGKIYMPSTTPNQKIKQVKRFGGEHVEVVLIGDTYDDAYAEAMKACQEGGMTFIHPFDDPKIVAGNGTIGMEIMESLTTPADYVFVTIGGGGLVSGIGTYLKTVSPDTKIIGVEPSGAASMTEALRQKQVVTLESIDKFVDGAAVKRVGDLNYEICANLLDDIVQVPEGKACTTILELYNDSAIVVEPAGALPVSALDMYRDQIRGKTVVCVISGGNNDIDRMQEMKERSLIYEGLKHYFLINFPQRAGALREFLEEVLGPNDDITRFEYTKKHNKENGPALVGIELSDKADYEPLIGRMSAKGIVYTELNRDLNLFNLLI from the coding sequence ATGAATCAGGCGGAACGACAAACGGTAGGCATGGAAGACATCGTCAAAGCGCATCACGTGCTGAAGGAAGTGGTCATCCGAACTCCGTTGCAGCTCGACGCAACGTTATCGGCTAGATATGAATGCAATGTGTATTTAAAAAGGGAGGATCTGCAGGTCGTGCGCTCCTTCAAGATCCGTGGGGCGTACAACATGATTCGCAGCCTGCAGCCCGAAGATCTGAAGCGCGGAATCGTGTGCGCGAGCGCCGGCAACCATGCGCAGGGCGTAGCGTTCTCCTGCAATGCGCTAGGCATTCAAGGGAAAATCTATATGCCCAGCACGACACCGAACCAGAAAATCAAGCAGGTCAAAAGATTTGGCGGCGAGCATGTGGAGGTCGTTCTGATCGGTGACACCTACGATGATGCTTATGCGGAGGCGATGAAAGCCTGCCAGGAAGGCGGGATGACGTTCATTCACCCGTTTGACGATCCGAAGATTGTTGCCGGGAACGGGACGATCGGCATGGAGATTATGGAAAGCCTGACTACACCGGCGGATTACGTCTTCGTCACCATCGGCGGCGGCGGGTTGGTGTCGGGCATCGGGACTTACTTGAAGACGGTAAGCCCTGATACGAAGATCATCGGCGTTGAACCGTCCGGTGCGGCGTCCATGACGGAAGCGTTAAGGCAGAAGCAGGTTGTCACGCTGGAATCGATCGATAAATTTGTGGACGGCGCGGCGGTGAAGCGGGTTGGCGATTTGAATTACGAAATTTGCGCCAACCTCCTGGACGACATCGTTCAGGTTCCGGAAGGCAAGGCATGTACGACGATTTTGGAGCTCTACAACGATAGTGCCATCGTTGTAGAACCAGCAGGGGCGTTGCCAGTCTCGGCACTCGATATGTACCGTGACCAAATCCGCGGGAAGACGGTGGTCTGTGTCATCAGCGGCGGTAACAACGACATCGACCGGATGCAGGAAATGAAGGAACGGTCACTGATCTATGAAGGGCTGAAGCACTATTTCTTGATTAATTTCCCGCAGCGGGCCGGAGCGCTTCGCGAATTCTTGGAAGAGGTGCTGGGGCCAAACGACGACATCACGCGGTTCGAGTACACGAAGAAGCACAACAAAGAGAACGGCCCGGCCTTGGTTGGCATCGAGCTGAGCGACAAAGCGGATTACGAACCATTGATCGGGCGCATGTCCGCGAAAGGCATCGTATATACCGAGCTGAATCGGGATTTGAATTTGTTTAATTTGCTGATATAA
- the purD gene encoding phosphoribosylamine--glycine ligase — MDILVIGAGGREHAICWSLAKSPKADKIYCAPGNAGIGQIAELVPIQVNEFDKLAAFAEEKRVGLVVVGPDDPLADGIVDVFEAKNIPVFGPRKNAAHIEGSKTFMKDLLKKYNIPTAAYEKFDKYEQALKYLQSRPVPIVIKADGLAAGKGVTVAFTREEAETALKNIMVDKVFGESGSQVVIEEFLEGQEMSILSFVDGETVRPMVAAQDHKQVYDGDKGPNTGGMGTYSPLPHIADSIIEEAIETIIKPTAKAMVAEGRPFRGVLFAGLMITPDGKPKTIEFNARFGDPETQVVLPRLKSDLLEIFLAAVNGTLDQVDIEWSEEAAVCVVLASGGYPAFYPKGLPIRGLEEAQAAGALVFHAGTSKNEAGEWVTNGGRVLGVVGLGQSIAEARDKAYEAANLITFEGKHQRSDIAAKALV, encoded by the coding sequence ATGGATATTTTGGTGATTGGCGCCGGAGGGCGTGAGCACGCGATCTGCTGGAGCCTGGCGAAAAGCCCGAAGGCCGATAAGATTTATTGCGCTCCGGGGAACGCGGGGATCGGACAAATCGCCGAGCTGGTGCCGATTCAGGTGAACGAATTCGATAAGCTGGCGGCTTTTGCGGAGGAGAAGCGTGTGGGCCTGGTCGTCGTAGGTCCGGACGATCCGCTCGCAGACGGCATCGTGGATGTATTCGAAGCCAAGAACATCCCGGTATTTGGTCCGCGTAAGAATGCTGCGCATATCGAGGGCAGCAAGACGTTTATGAAGGATCTATTGAAAAAATACAACATTCCGACCGCCGCATACGAAAAGTTCGACAAGTACGAGCAGGCGCTTAAGTATCTCCAAAGCCGTCCGGTGCCAATCGTGATTAAAGCGGACGGGCTTGCCGCAGGCAAAGGTGTAACGGTCGCCTTCACTCGCGAAGAGGCGGAAACAGCTCTAAAGAACATCATGGTTGACAAAGTGTTTGGCGAATCCGGCAGCCAGGTCGTGATCGAGGAGTTTCTTGAAGGACAGGAAATGTCGATCCTGTCGTTTGTCGACGGGGAAACCGTCCGTCCTATGGTTGCGGCGCAAGACCACAAGCAGGTGTATGACGGTGACAAAGGCCCGAACACCGGCGGCATGGGAACCTACTCCCCGTTGCCGCATATCGCGGATTCGATTATCGAAGAGGCTATCGAAACGATCATCAAACCAACCGCGAAGGCCATGGTTGCGGAAGGCCGGCCGTTCCGCGGCGTGCTGTTTGCGGGGTTGATGATTACGCCGGACGGCAAACCGAAGACAATCGAATTTAACGCCCGTTTTGGCGATCCGGAAACCCAGGTTGTTCTGCCGCGTTTGAAGAGTGATCTGCTGGAGATTTTCTTGGCAGCGGTAAATGGGACGTTGGATCAAGTAGATATCGAGTGGAGCGAGGAAGCGGCGGTTTGCGTTGTGCTGGCCTCCGGCGGTTATCCGGCTTTCTATCCGAAGGGCCTGCCGATCCGCGGGCTGGAGGAAGCGCAGGCTGCAGGGGCGTTGGTGTTCCATGCCGGCACGTCGAAGAACGAAGCAGGCGAGTGGGTCACGAACGGCGGGCGTGTGCTTGGCGTGGTTGGCCTGGGACAATCGATTGCCGAAGCCCGGGACAAAGCCTATGAGGCAGCGAACCTCATTACGTTCGAGGGCAAGCATCAACGGTCGGATATTGCCGCGAAGGCGCTCGTCTAG
- the purH gene encoding bifunctional phosphoribosylaminoimidazolecarboxamide formyltransferase/IMP cyclohydrolase — protein sequence MSMKRALVSVSDKTGIVDFCRELSQLGVEIISTGGTKNLLAKEGVPVIGISDVTGFPEILDGRVKTLHPAVHSGLLAVRDSEEHQAQMKELGLDYIDLVIVNLYPFQETIAKPDVTYEDAIENIDIGGPTMLRSAAKNHAFVTVVVDAADYGTVLEEVRAGGDTTFETRKRLAAKVFRHTAAYDALISDYLSKVTGDPLPERFTVTYEKIQDLRYGENPHQKAAFYRKPLAAADTLTNAEQLHGKELSYNNINDANAALQIVKEFDEPAVVAVKHMNPCGVSVGASVLEAYKKAYEADPVSIFGGIVAANRIIDADTAMLMKEIFLEIILAPGFTEEALEILTKKKNLRLLKLGGLELGASRSSQFVVTSIDGGMVVQESDVHTLKESDLTVVTDRKPTEEELKQLLFGWKVVKHVKSNAIVLAKDDMTIGVGAGQMNRVGAAKIAIEQAGEKAKGSVLASDAFFPMGDTVEAAAKAGITAIIQPGGSVKDEESIKVANEHGIAMVFTGVRHFKH from the coding sequence GTGAGTATGAAAAGAGCGCTCGTAAGCGTGTCGGATAAAACAGGTATCGTGGATTTTTGCCGCGAGCTGTCGCAGCTGGGTGTGGAAATCATTTCGACGGGGGGCACAAAAAACCTGCTGGCGAAGGAAGGCGTACCGGTGATCGGAATTTCCGATGTCACCGGGTTCCCGGAAATCCTCGACGGACGCGTTAAAACGCTGCATCCTGCCGTGCATAGCGGGCTGCTGGCGGTGCGCGACAGCGAGGAGCACCAAGCACAGATGAAGGAACTGGGATTGGATTATATCGACCTGGTGATCGTCAACCTGTACCCGTTCCAAGAAACGATCGCGAAACCGGACGTCACCTATGAGGACGCCATCGAAAATATCGACATCGGCGGGCCTACGATGCTTCGTTCGGCTGCGAAAAACCATGCGTTTGTCACCGTTGTAGTCGACGCAGCTGACTATGGAACCGTGCTTGAAGAAGTGCGTGCGGGCGGCGATACGACATTTGAAACGCGTAAACGGCTTGCGGCCAAAGTTTTCCGCCATACGGCGGCATACGATGCCTTGATCTCCGATTACTTGTCGAAGGTGACGGGTGATCCGTTGCCAGAGCGTTTCACGGTCACCTACGAGAAAATTCAAGATTTGCGTTATGGCGAAAATCCGCATCAAAAAGCGGCGTTTTACCGCAAACCGTTGGCAGCAGCGGACACGCTGACGAATGCAGAGCAACTCCACGGCAAGGAGCTTTCCTATAATAACATCAACGATGCGAACGCGGCGCTGCAAATCGTTAAGGAATTTGACGAGCCGGCGGTCGTCGCGGTCAAGCATATGAATCCTTGCGGCGTTAGCGTGGGCGCCAGCGTATTGGAAGCTTACAAGAAAGCGTACGAGGCCGATCCGGTATCGATCTTCGGCGGGATCGTCGCTGCCAACCGCATCATTGATGCAGATACGGCGATGCTGATGAAGGAGATTTTCCTGGAGATTATTTTGGCGCCAGGCTTCACGGAAGAAGCGCTGGAGATTCTTACGAAGAAGAAAAACCTCCGTCTGCTGAAGCTTGGCGGACTGGAGCTGGGCGCGAGCCGCAGCAGCCAGTTTGTTGTCACCTCGATCGACGGCGGGATGGTCGTGCAAGAAAGCGATGTGCATACGCTGAAAGAGTCCGACTTGACGGTCGTAACCGATCGCAAGCCAACCGAAGAAGAGTTGAAACAGCTGCTGTTTGGCTGGAAAGTGGTTAAACATGTGAAGTCGAACGCGATTGTCTTGGCGAAGGACGATATGACCATTGGCGTTGGCGCGGGGCAAATGAACCGCGTAGGTGCAGCGAAGATCGCGATCGAGCAAGCGGGAGAGAAAGCGAAAGGCAGCGTCTTGGCGTCGGACGCGTTCTTCCCGATGGGCGACACGGTCGAAGCGGCTGCCAAAGCCGGGATCACGGCGATTATCCAACCGGGCGGCTCCGTGAAGGACGAGGAGTCCATCAAAGTTGCCAACGAGCACGGCATCGCGATGGTCTTCACCGGCGTGCGCCATTTCAAACACTAG
- the purN gene encoding phosphoribosylglycinamide formyltransferase: MGAKYRIAVFASGNGSNFQNLLDATRSGELDAEIVLLVCDKPQAFVVERARQAGVECYLFDPKAYARREDYEAEIAAELDKRQIDLVVLAGYMRLLTSVLVEPYAGRMINIHPSLLPAFPGKNAIGQAWDYGVKMTGVTVHLVDGGMDTGAVVAQAAVEITADDTLESLEAKIHAAEGRLYPQVVSWFAKNRVRVEGRKVTILSE, translated from the coding sequence ATGGGAGCGAAATACCGGATTGCCGTGTTTGCCTCGGGGAACGGCAGTAATTTTCAGAATTTGCTCGACGCGACGCGGTCGGGCGAGCTGGACGCTGAGATAGTGTTGCTCGTTTGCGATAAGCCGCAGGCCTTTGTCGTCGAACGGGCCCGCCAAGCCGGCGTGGAATGCTATCTTTTTGACCCGAAGGCCTATGCGCGTCGAGAAGATTATGAGGCGGAAATTGCTGCCGAGCTGGACAAGCGCCAAATCGATTTGGTTGTGCTGGCCGGATACATGCGGTTGCTCACTTCGGTGTTGGTTGAGCCGTACGCCGGGCGCATGATTAATATTCATCCATCGTTACTGCCGGCTTTTCCGGGAAAAAATGCGATTGGGCAGGCTTGGGACTACGGCGTAAAAATGACGGGAGTTACGGTTCATTTGGTTGACGGCGGCATGGACACCGGCGCAGTGGTTGCTCAGGCGGCGGTGGAGATTACGGCGGACGATACGCTGGAATCGCTCGAAGCCAAGATCCATGCGGCCGAAGGGCGCTTATATCCGCAGGTCGTGTCGTGGTTCGCGAAGAACCGCGTGCGCGTGGAAGGAAGAAAAGTGACGATTCTGTCGGAATAG
- the purM gene encoding phosphoribosylformylglycinamidine cyclo-ligase, whose product MSEAYKKAGVDIAAGNEAVERMKKHVKRTFRPEVMTDLGGFGALFGLNKDKYAEPVLVSGTDGVGTKLKIAFAMDKHDTIGIDAVAMCVNDIVVQGAEPLFFLDYLACDKVVPEKIEAIVAGIAEGCSRSGCALIGGETAEMPGMYSEGEYDIAGFTVGVVDKSKIVNGSRITPGDTVIGLASSGVHSNGFSLVRKLLLEEAGYALTDKLPELGGESLGDVLLTPTKLYVKPVLSLLEQVDVKGMAHITGGGFIENIPRVLPEGVNVEINYGSWPILPIFDLLQKTGNVSNRDMFTTFNMGVGLVIVVAEDQAEAAVATLEQAGETPYVIGKVTEGQRVVTFAGADV is encoded by the coding sequence GTGTCTGAAGCATATAAGAAAGCCGGCGTCGATATCGCAGCCGGGAATGAAGCGGTAGAGCGCATGAAAAAGCACGTCAAACGGACGTTCCGGCCGGAAGTGATGACCGATCTTGGCGGATTTGGCGCTTTGTTCGGATTGAACAAGGACAAGTACGCGGAGCCGGTGCTCGTGTCGGGAACGGACGGCGTGGGCACGAAGCTGAAAATTGCCTTTGCGATGGATAAGCACGATACGATCGGCATCGATGCGGTAGCGATGTGCGTAAACGATATCGTCGTGCAGGGGGCGGAGCCGCTCTTTTTCCTCGATTATTTGGCGTGCGATAAGGTTGTCCCTGAAAAAATCGAGGCCATTGTCGCCGGCATCGCGGAAGGCTGCAGTAGGTCGGGCTGCGCATTGATCGGCGGCGAGACCGCTGAGATGCCGGGCATGTACAGTGAAGGCGAGTACGACATCGCCGGGTTTACGGTGGGTGTCGTTGACAAGAGCAAGATCGTAAACGGCAGCCGCATTACCCCTGGCGACACGGTGATTGGTCTGGCGTCCAGCGGCGTGCACAGCAACGGGTTCTCGCTGGTTCGCAAGCTCTTGCTGGAAGAAGCGGGCTACGCATTGACCGACAAGCTGCCGGAGTTAGGCGGGGAGTCGTTGGGCGACGTGTTGCTCACGCCAACCAAGCTGTATGTGAAGCCGGTATTGTCCCTGCTGGAGCAGGTGGATGTGAAGGGGATGGCTCACATTACGGGCGGCGGCTTCATCGAGAATATCCCTCGCGTTCTGCCGGAAGGCGTAAACGTGGAGATCAACTACGGGTCTTGGCCGATTTTGCCGATCTTCGACTTGCTGCAGAAGACAGGGAACGTGAGCAACCGCGATATGTTTACGACGTTTAACATGGGCGTCGGGCTCGTGATTGTTGTGGCGGAGGATCAGGCTGAGGCTGCGGTCGCTACGTTGGAACAAGCAGGAGAAACGCCTTACGTGATCGGTAAAGTGACGGAAGGACAGCGGGTCGTGACTTTTGCAGGAGCGGATGTCTAA
- the purF gene encoding amidophosphoribosyltransferase, whose amino-acid sequence MSDAIKPAQRLWTGDYYNEGAGHADPFDTLREECGVFGVFGHAEAASLSYYGLHALQHRGEESAGICATDGEDFHYHRGMGLVKEVFDRDKLASLRGDRSIGHVRYSTSGDSKLTNAQPLIFKYRDGDLAVATNGNIVNAPKIRRQLEQSGSIFQTTSDTEVIAHLIARSPKDFVEAAKDALRQLVGGFAFLLLTNDKLIVASDPNGLRPLVMGRLGNAYLFSSETCAFEVVGAETIREIQPGEMLVLDKDGLREERYAEPERKALCAMEYIYFARPDSDMNGSNLHASRKRMGQVMAQESFVDADVVTGVPDSSISAAIGYAEQTGIPYELGLIKNKYTGRTFIQPSQELREQGVKMKLSAVRRVVEGKRVVMIDDSIVRGTTSRRIVNLLREAGATEVHVRITSPPFKNPCFYGIDTPDRGELIASYKSVEEICKEINADSLEFLSPQGLIQAVGGDNATDYKGGLCMACFDNDYPTRTDFDGEEKFGCTC is encoded by the coding sequence ATGTCTGATGCAATAAAACCAGCGCAGAGACTTTGGACCGGAGACTACTATAACGAAGGGGCGGGGCATGCGGATCCGTTTGATACGTTACGCGAGGAATGCGGCGTGTTTGGCGTATTTGGTCATGCTGAAGCCGCCTCGCTGTCCTACTACGGACTGCACGCGTTGCAGCACCGGGGGGAAGAAAGCGCGGGAATCTGCGCCACCGATGGGGAGGACTTTCATTACCACCGCGGTATGGGCCTGGTTAAGGAAGTGTTCGACCGCGACAAGCTGGCTTCGCTGCGCGGGGACCGTTCGATCGGCCACGTCCGCTATTCGACGAGCGGAGACAGCAAGCTAACGAACGCGCAGCCGCTGATCTTCAAATACCGCGACGGCGATCTGGCAGTGGCAACGAACGGCAACATCGTGAATGCGCCGAAAATCCGCCGCCAGCTCGAGCAAAGCGGCTCGATCTTTCAAACGACCAGCGATACGGAAGTGATCGCGCACTTGATCGCCCGCTCGCCGAAGGATTTCGTCGAGGCGGCAAAGGACGCCCTTCGTCAGCTGGTTGGAGGCTTCGCTTTCCTGCTGCTGACGAACGACAAGCTGATCGTGGCCAGCGATCCGAACGGCTTGCGCCCGCTTGTGATGGGGCGGCTAGGCAACGCGTACCTGTTCTCGTCCGAGACGTGCGCGTTCGAGGTCGTTGGCGCGGAGACGATTCGCGAAATCCAGCCCGGTGAAATGCTGGTGCTGGATAAGGACGGCCTCCGCGAGGAGCGTTATGCCGAGCCGGAGCGGAAGGCGTTGTGCGCGATGGAGTACATTTACTTCGCGCGTCCTGACAGCGACATGAACGGCTCGAACCTGCATGCCAGCCGCAAGCGGATGGGGCAGGTGATGGCGCAGGAGTCTTTTGTCGACGCAGATGTGGTCACCGGCGTTCCGGACTCCAGTATTTCCGCCGCGATTGGCTATGCGGAGCAGACCGGCATCCCTTACGAGCTGGGCTTGATCAAAAATAAATACACTGGCCGCACGTTCATTCAACCAAGCCAAGAGCTGCGTGAGCAAGGCGTAAAGATGAAGCTGAGCGCGGTGCGCCGCGTTGTAGAAGGCAAGCGCGTTGTGATGATCGACGATTCGATCGTTCGCGGCACGACCTCGCGACGGATCGTCAATCTGCTGCGCGAAGCCGGCGCGACGGAGGTGCATGTCCGCATCACCTCGCCGCCGTTCAAGAACCCTTGCTTCTACGGCATCGATACGCCGGATCGCGGTGAGCTGATCGCCTCCTACAAATCGGTGGAAGAGATCTGCAAGGAGATCAATGCCGATTCGCTGGAGTTTCTCAGCCCGCAGGGGCTGATCCAGGCGGTGGGCGGGGATAACGCGACGGACTACAAGGGCGGCCTCTGCATGGCCTGCTTCGACAACGATTATCCGACCCGGACGGATTTCGACGGGGAAGAGAAGTTTGGGTGCACTTGCTGA
- the purL gene encoding phosphoribosylformylglycinamidine synthase subunit PurL, with protein sequence MSQQVSAKEPSAEQIAEQKIYKQMGVSDSEYELICGFLGRKPNYTEIGVFSVMWSEHCAYKNSKPLLRRFPTSGPRVLMGPGEGAGIVDIGDNQAVVFKIESHNHPSAVEPYQGAATGVGGIIRDIFSMGARPVALLNSLRFGKLESERVKYLFEHVVSGIAGYGNCIGIPTVGGEVVFDESYEGNPLVNAMCVGLIDHDKIQRGVAKGVGNPVFYVGPPTGRDGIHGATFASEELTEESEAKRTAVQVGDPFMEKLVMEACLELIDSGIVLGIQDMGAAGLTCSSAEMASKAGNGLELYLDEVPQREEGMTAYEMMLSESQERMLFVVEPKDEAKAREIFERWGVICAKVGKVTDDGRLKLFHHGELVGDMPVKALVDECPIYEKPSAVPAYYVQNESVDTTRYEEVRDLGAALEKVLSSPSVASKAWVYNQYDYMVRTSTAVRPGSDAAVVTVHGTRKALAMTTDCNGRFVYLDPEVGGRIAVSEAARNIVCSGAEPLAITDNLNFGSPEKPDIFWQMERAVDGMAEACRVLDTPVIGGNVSLYNENAKGAIYPTPVVGMVGLVHDTDHITTQDFKSAGDVVFLLGETKAELGGSEFQAVVHGVVEGRPPQLDLEVEKKLLGAVLEAIQGGLVRSAHDLSEGGLAVALAESCISGGIGAKVDIASELRPDFALFSESQSRILLSASPEKAEALEKLLAERGVPAARIGVVEGSELSIAVNGTEVLSKPVEQLKRVWEDVIPCLMQ encoded by the coding sequence ATGAGTCAGCAAGTGTCCGCTAAGGAACCAAGTGCAGAACAAATTGCAGAGCAGAAAATTTACAAACAGATGGGCGTTTCCGACAGCGAATACGAACTGATTTGCGGATTCCTTGGGCGGAAGCCGAATTATACGGAAATTGGCGTGTTTAGCGTCATGTGGTCCGAGCACTGCGCCTACAAAAACTCGAAGCCGCTGCTGCGGCGGTTTCCAACCAGCGGCCCGCGCGTGCTGATGGGCCCAGGCGAAGGCGCCGGGATCGTGGATATCGGCGACAACCAAGCGGTTGTCTTTAAAATCGAAAGTCATAATCACCCCTCGGCCGTGGAGCCGTATCAAGGCGCCGCAACAGGCGTGGGCGGGATTATTCGCGATATTTTTTCCATGGGGGCAAGACCTGTGGCGTTGCTGAACTCCTTGCGATTTGGCAAGCTGGAAAGCGAGCGCGTGAAATATCTGTTCGAGCATGTCGTATCCGGGATCGCGGGCTACGGCAACTGCATCGGCATTCCGACGGTTGGCGGGGAAGTGGTGTTCGACGAGAGCTACGAAGGCAATCCGCTGGTCAATGCGATGTGCGTCGGGCTGATCGACCATGACAAAATCCAACGCGGGGTTGCGAAAGGAGTCGGCAATCCGGTGTTTTACGTAGGGCCGCCAACGGGCCGGGACGGCATCCATGGCGCTACGTTTGCTTCGGAGGAGCTGACGGAGGAATCCGAAGCGAAGCGGACGGCGGTGCAAGTGGGTGACCCGTTCATGGAGAAGCTCGTCATGGAGGCTTGTCTTGAATTGATCGACAGCGGTATCGTGCTGGGGATCCAGGACATGGGTGCAGCAGGCTTGACCTGCTCCAGCGCGGAAATGGCCAGCAAAGCCGGCAACGGTCTGGAGCTGTACCTGGACGAGGTGCCGCAACGCGAGGAAGGCATGACGGCTTATGAAATGATGCTGTCGGAATCGCAGGAGCGGATGCTGTTCGTCGTTGAGCCGAAGGATGAGGCGAAGGCGCGGGAGATTTTTGAGCGTTGGGGCGTCATCTGTGCGAAGGTTGGTAAAGTTACGGACGACGGCCGTCTGAAGCTGTTCCATCATGGCGAGCTGGTCGGCGATATGCCGGTGAAGGCGCTGGTGGACGAATGTCCAATCTATGAGAAGCCTTCGGCAGTTCCTGCTTATTATGTGCAAAATGAATCGGTCGACACCACCCGCTACGAAGAAGTTCGCGATTTGGGCGCGGCGCTGGAGAAAGTGCTGTCTTCGCCTTCGGTCGCAAGTAAAGCGTGGGTGTACAACCAATACGATTACATGGTCCGCACGAGTACGGCGGTTCGTCCGGGTTCGGACGCTGCAGTGGTCACCGTTCACGGCACGCGCAAGGCGCTGGCGATGACGACCGACTGCAACGGACGGTTCGTGTACCTGGATCCGGAAGTGGGCGGACGGATTGCGGTCAGCGAAGCGGCGCGCAACATCGTTTGCTCCGGCGCAGAGCCTCTGGCAATCACCGACAACCTGAATTTTGGCAGCCCGGAGAAACCGGATATTTTCTGGCAGATGGAACGGGCAGTTGATGGGATGGCGGAAGCTTGCCGCGTGCTGGACACTCCAGTTATCGGCGGGAACGTCAGCTTGTACAATGAGAACGCCAAAGGCGCCATCTACCCAACGCCAGTTGTAGGCATGGTTGGGCTGGTGCACGATACCGATCATATTACGACCCAAGACTTTAAATCGGCCGGGGATGTCGTGTTCCTGCTGGGTGAGACGAAAGCGGAACTCGGCGGCAGCGAATTCCAGGCGGTCGTACATGGCGTTGTAGAAGGCCGTCCGCCACAGCTTGATTTAGAGGTGGAGAAAAAGCTGCTTGGCGCCGTGCTGGAAGCGATCCAAGGCGGGCTGGTGCGTTCGGCGCACGACTTGTCCGAAGGCGGCCTCGCGGTTGCGTTGGCTGAATCGTGCATCAGCGGCGGAATTGGCGCCAAGGTTGATATCGCCAGCGAGCTGCGCCCTGACTTTGCGCTGTTCAGCGAATCGCAGTCTCGGATTCTGCTGTCGGCTTCGCCGGAGAAGGCGGAGGCGCTGGAGAAGCTGCTCGCGGAACGCGGCGTGCCTGCGGCGCGGATCGGGGTCGTGGAAGGATCGGAACTGAGCATTGCTGTAAACGGAACGGAGGTTCTGAGCAAGCCGGTGGAACAGCTGAAACGCGTCTGGGAGGATGTCATTCCATGTCTGATGCAATAA
- the purQ gene encoding phosphoribosylformylglycinamidine synthase subunit PurQ: MKFAVLVFPGSNCDIDCYKAVEETLGEPVDYVWHTATDLSAYDCILVPGGFSYGDYLRCGAISRFAPVMAEVAKAAEEGKYVLGICNGFQILTEAGLLPGTLRRNMSLKFRCHDTELRVENNENPFTSLYAKGEVITIPIAHGEGNYYCDEATLEQLKRNNQIIFRYVQNPNGSVDDIAGISNERGNVVGMMPHPERAVSDLLGSTDGKKMFTSILKAWRDRHESASVR; encoded by the coding sequence ATGAAATTCGCGGTACTCGTATTCCCCGGTTCCAACTGCGATATCGACTGTTATAAAGCGGTGGAAGAGACGTTGGGCGAACCGGTTGACTATGTGTGGCATACGGCCACCGATTTGTCTGCTTACGACTGCATCCTAGTTCCCGGCGGGTTCTCCTACGGCGACTACCTGCGGTGCGGGGCGATCTCCCGTTTTGCACCGGTCATGGCGGAAGTGGCCAAGGCTGCGGAGGAAGGTAAATACGTGCTGGGGATTTGCAACGGATTCCAAATCCTAACGGAAGCTGGACTGTTGCCAGGCACGCTGCGCCGCAACATGTCGCTGAAATTCCGTTGCCATGACACCGAGCTGCGCGTGGAGAACAACGAAAATCCGTTTACGTCGCTCTATGCGAAGGGTGAAGTGATTACGATTCCAATCGCGCATGGCGAAGGCAACTATTATTGCGATGAAGCGACTTTGGAGCAGTTGAAGCGGAATAACCAAATTATTTTCCGGTATGTTCAAAATCCGAACGGCTCGGTGGACGACATCGCCGGCATTTCCAACGAACGCGGAAACGTCGTCGGCATGATGCCGCACCCGGAGCGGGCGGTCAGCGATTTGCTGGGTTCGACGGACGGCAAGAAGATGTTTACATCCATTTTGAAAGCTTGGAGGGATCGGCATGAGTCAGCAAGTGTCCGCTAA
- the purS gene encoding phosphoribosylformylglycinamidine synthase subunit PurS, whose amino-acid sequence MIKASVYVTIKQSVLDPQGVAVQGALHSMGFREVDSVRIGKYMELTLDTNDRFEAEARVKAMCEKLLANTVVEDYRFELEA is encoded by the coding sequence ATGATTAAAGCGAGCGTTTATGTCACGATCAAGCAAAGCGTACTTGACCCGCAGGGGGTAGCCGTTCAAGGGGCGCTCCATTCCATGGGGTTCAGAGAGGTGGACAGCGTCCGCATCGGTAAATATATGGAGCTGACGCTCGACACGAACGATCGCTTCGAAGCGGAAGCTCGGGTGAAAGCGATGTGCGAGAAGCTGTTGGCCAATACGGTGGTAGAAGACTACCGCTTTGAATTGGAGGCTTAA